The Cervus elaphus chromosome 20, mCerEla1.1, whole genome shotgun sequence genomic interval tggTTTGTGCAGGAATCTGGAGCGAGGAAGAGACTGAGAGTACAGGAGGTGAGGACGGATGGAGCAGGCTGGGACTGAGCGAGTGCGCAGGTGGAGATGGATGGCTTCCAGGGAGAGACAGGAGACTGGGATGTGACCGGCGCAGGGGCTTGTGGGAGCATTTGACTAGAAACAGCAGAGGTGGAAGCCTCTaagtgaggcccagggaggccccGTGTGCACACTGCACAGGAGCGCTGGGCGTGCGTAAGGCCCGCTGTGTGTGTGCTCCCACCGGCGACCTGGAGGTAGAGAGCACACACGCCCTCAGAGACGGCAGGTTCACAGGCACGGCTGAGTTCATGCCTACACCAACAGGTAGTTCTGCGTGGGAGTGCTTCTggggaggagtgtgtgtgtgcatgcgtgtgcccgtgcatgtgtgtgcattccTGAAGGTGGTGTGTGTGCTTGTGGGTGTGCTTTGGCAGTTGTGTGCACTTcacaggtggtgcagtgggtaCTAGTGTGTACTGGGAGTCATGGGCACCTGCATCTAAGGGGTGTGAGGTAGAGAGgctgtgttttttttgttgttgattttttttctttttttttccattagtttttattagttggaggctaattactttacaatattgtagtggtttttgccatacattgacatgaatcagccatggatttacatgtgttccccatcctgatcccccctcccccctccctccccatcccatccctctgggtcttcccagtgcaccagccccgagcacttgtctcatgcatccaacctggactggcgatctgtttcacacttgataatatacatgtttcaatgctgttctctcagatcatcccaccgaGAGGCTGTGTTTAGTCCCAGGAGTCgcgtgtgtgtggtggtggtggtggtgtggagTGTGTTTGTATTCattggcagtgtgtgtgtgtaggttgaAGGTGGGTGGAAAGACATTTCATAGCACCCTGGGGAGTTGGAGCAGAGCGCTTTGTGAAGTTTTCCAGAGCCGTGGGGCCAGATGGCACCCATGACCCCTCGCTGCAGTCTTGGGAAGGGTGGTCAGGTCCTCTAGGGCCTTGGCAACAGCAGAGGTGGGAGGAGCTGGGGCTCATGTGGTCGCAGTCAGCCAGGGGGGAGGAGGTCAGGGGGCCGTGGCAGGGTGACCTCAGCTGACTGTCTCTTTCTGGCTCTGGTCATTCAGGTGCTGCGCCCATATAATTTTCTCCTTGGTATTATTCCTGCCACCACTAATGACTGCTCTTCTTAGCTGGAACTCTGTGCCAAGTGCTGTTTGGGCGCACtggagatacttttttttttttttccatttaattataCTGTAATCCCATGAGATGGATGTTGTCCCAGCTTACAGAAGGGAACACAGATTCAGAAAGATGAGTTAAATTCATCTATACTGTTTATAGATGCTGGTCCCAGGAACTGAGCCCAGAACTGTCTGACCCCAGGGCCTGTGTAACTCAGAGTCCCCTGACAAAGAGCCCTGTGTCTCTGGCACGCGTTAATGGCAGAGGGTTAGGACTCAGCGTGGCTTTGGTCACCTTCTCTAATTGGCCTAGAAGGGCATCTGTGTGAGGACCTTGAGGTGTACTTTGACCCAGGCATTGAGGGATACAGAGGCCTAGAGATCTTTTAGCTATTTTAGAATTTGAGGAATAATGCATTTACTGTACTTGGAATTTCAGGGAGAGCGAGGAGTGATCCCAGGCTTCAGAACCAGACAGGACCCTGCGAGGAAGGTGGCAGTGGCCAGAGATTGCGGCCCTGCGGGCTTGGCTCACAAGTGGCCTCTAGTGGTCAAGGCTGGGCCTGCAGGCTGTGTCTTGGCGGCTGGGTCTCCTGGGGGTACCTGCTTGTCCCTGGGAGGCAGGGATTGTGCAGAGCAGAGTGGCTGCAGCAGGGTGTCGCCAGGCAGTGAGCCCTTAAGTGTGCCAGAGTTGATGAGATGAGGGTACAAGGtcatgggtgggagggagacagcAGAGTGAGAAGGCTTCCTTCTGGTCAGCCCAGAGGCCTCCAAAGCGAGCTCTGGGCTCGAGGCCTCAAGGGCTTGGCCAGCGTGAAGCAATTATTCCACAAATGGGCCTGGAGTGGACCTTCCCCTCTGTTAGGCACCGGTGTCTAGGAGAGGTGAGCATGCACCTAGGCTGCAGCAGGGCCTGGAGGACTTCCAGCTTACGGGCCTGTGGAAGTGAGAGCTGCTGGACCCCTCTGACCTTAGCTGGTCCCCGCCTCTCCGCCCTACACCATCCCCGAGGACCAACTgggcctctctcctctccccagggcTGCATCGTGATCCGATACACAGCCCCCTGGCACATGGTCTTCTTCTCCGAGACCCTGGGCATCCCTTCACTTCGTGTCTTGGCCCAGAAGCTGCTTGAGCTGCTCTTTGATTACGAGGTTGAGAAGGAGCCCCTGCTCTTCCACGTCTTCAGCAACGCTGGCGTCATGCTGTACCGATATGTGCTGGAGCTCCTGCAGACCCACCGGCGCTTCTGTCACCTGCGTGTGGTGGGCACCATCTTTGACAGCGGTCCCGGTGACAGCAACCTGCTGGGGGCTCTGCGGGCGCTGGCCGTCATCCTGGAGCACCGGCCTGCCGCCCTGCGCCTGCTGCTCCTGGTGGCCTTCGCCCTGGTGGCCTTCCTGTTCCACATCCTGCTCGCGCCACTCACCGCCCTCTTCCACACCCACTTCTATGACAGGCTGCTCGACGCAGCCTCTCGCTGGCCCGAGCTCTACCTCTACTCCAGGGCCGACGAGGTGGTCCTGGCCCGGGACGTGGAGCGCATGGTGAAGGCGCGCCTGGCGCACCGGGTCCTGGTACGCTCCGTGGACTTCGTGTCGTCCGCACACGTCAGCCACCTCCGCGACTACCCTACTTACTACACGACCCTCTGCATCAACTTCATGCACAGCTGTGTccactgccctccccacctcaccTCTGCCCCAGAAATAAATGCCTGACTCTTCCCCACAACCTACATCCATGGGTGGGGCCCTCTACTGGTTCAGCTCCCTGCAGCTCTCGGGGTCTCTGCGGTCCTCCTGGTAGAGAGTTCCCATGGGCCTCTGCCCCGGGGGCCCATGTCGGTCTGTTTACCCCAGGATCCTGGGGGCAGTAGTGCCTGTGCAGGTCTCTGCAGGAGCCTTGCAGCGCTTGTGTTTGCTAAGTGCAGCAGTCAGGCTGCTGATGCCTGTGGCATTTAGGCTGTGAAGGGTTAATAAAGCTGGGGGTAGGGTGAGGCTGAGCCCCAACATTGATCTTTGATTGCTTGAATGGAAGGTGAGCTTTGCAGGGAGGTGTTGGAAGGTAGGGGaaggctggggcaggggctgtgATCTGTGCTCCCAGGACCTGGAAGGGCAGGCTTTGCCCCCAAGCCTGGAGCCACATCCCCTAGGGAGTCTGAGGTGGAAGCCATATGGGGAGCTGACAGGTGAGGGGCTGGTCTGTCCAGCATCTACGACACTTTGCCAGGAAGCCACTGGACCCAGGGAAGTTGCAATATGTGCGTGAAGTGGGCAGATGGTGTGGGGAGCAGGAAGACAGCAGCACCAGATGGGAGCTGGGACAAGCTGAGTCAGGAGTCCTAAAGACCAGACCATTGGCCTTCATCTCCTTGAGGGAGACACACTTGGATCCTCTGTAGACAGGAGCAGTGGCTTCAGCCTTAGAATTCTGTATCATCTATCATCCTACAAGTCACTGCTGCCCAatactggcacacagtaggcattcaataaatatttgttgattgattgAGGTTACTGTGGTGatcccttcccaggtggcgctggtagtaaagaacctgcctgccaaagcaggagacatgagacgcaggtttgatccctgggttgggaagatcccctagaggagggcatggcaacccactttagtattcttgcctggagaatcccatggacagaggagcctggcaggctacagtccatagggtcacaaagagtcagacacgactgaagtgacttagcacactgtGGTGATCAAGGGACTTGGGGGGCAGGGATGGTCTTTGAAAGTTTGACAGTCAGTGAAGGAGATGGCTGGAAGAGCTCTGGGTGGGAGCTGACCCCTGATAGTCTCAGGGCTGATGCAGCTTCTGTCTCCAGAGCTCAGCTCTCCCTGCATGGCCTCAGCCCTCTGGGATGGCCCCTCAACTGCTGCAGCCCGTTCCTACTCTGTGTGGCTGCATTCCTAGCCACGGCCAACAGGTGGCAGTGCTGCCTGTGCCATGAGATGGAACTTAAGGACCCCACAGCAGGGCGGGTTTCATGCCCTCACTCTGGGTTAATGTCTTCTATTAGAGAGCATTTGGCCCCAGGGGGTGAAAGTAACCAGCCATCAAGGACCTACTGAGTCcgaggcagggagaggggagaggagaaatCTGATAAGGAGCCAGCTTGATGGGAACTGggcgttgtccccttctcttctaaACCGTCAACCATCACTGGAGTCGCTCTGCTCAGGCCACATACATTTTCCGAGTCTTGGGCCCCAGGATCCTTGCTTTCAGAATATTTGGTGCCATCAAGCTGGGCCTGGGGCTGTGAAGGGCCTTCACTGGACTCCAACCAGGGTGATTTGTCATCTGGGTGCAGAGGTGGACAGAACTGGCAACTGGACCTGATTCTATAGTATTCACTGTGCATCCCAGAGGAGATGGGTGTGTCTTAAGAGTTGGGAGGCAGGGTCTCGTTTGTGTGAGAACATGTGAAGGAAAGGAGTCTGAAGTCATGAAGATACTCTGGGGTCTTGAATTTTAGCAGTATCTTCTGTCAAAACAAGCTT includes:
- the TMEM53 gene encoding transmembrane protein 53 — translated: MASAQLDYTIEIPDQPCRSQENSPDQDGKEAGTRLPLVILLGWGGCTDKNLAKYSAIYHKRGCIVIRYTAPWHMVFFSETLGIPSLRVLAQKLLELLFDYEVEKEPLLFHVFSNAGVMLYRYVLELLQTHRRFCHLRVVGTIFDSGPGDSNLLGALRALAVILEHRPAALRLLLLVAFALVAFLFHILLAPLTALFHTHFYDRLLDAASRWPELYLYSRADEVVLARDVERMVKARLAHRVLVRSVDFVSSAHVSHLRDYPTYYTTLCINFMHSCVHCPPHLTSAPEINA